Proteins encoded by one window of Sulfurospirillum barnesii SES-3:
- a CDS encoding ABC transporter permease, producing the protein MKFNVYLLQFSLSSLMRKGAKTLFVFLLLTFLIFLLSSVLFISDAMKQELNGTLQSLPDITLQRLQAGKQINVPLNRVDALLEIEGVSAVIPRIWGYYYFKPAGVNFSVVGIDAFEQSYKESLQKIVDTHDVKALEKEDGMLVGKGVQKLLQSYHYQDFFNFITAEGKWKKMSIVGSFDSDVSLEANDMIVLPKKSAYEIFGMPRHEATDVVLRVANPEEIATVVRKINELYPDMRVITKEDIRVSYHNIFDYKSGFFLALFVVCAFTFFMIVYDKLSGLSSEERREIGVLKALGWSMDDILKERFYESFILCFGAFLLALALSMAYVFFFNAPLLNALFVGYSTLKPSFELPFYFNAPMVILLFFFSVPVYVGSVIIPSWRAAMLDADEVLR; encoded by the coding sequence ATTTTTTTACTCTCATCGGTTTTGTTTATCTCTGATGCCATGAAGCAAGAGCTCAATGGTACGCTTCAAAGCCTTCCTGATATTACCCTGCAGCGACTTCAAGCAGGAAAACAGATAAACGTGCCTTTGAACAGAGTGGATGCGCTTTTAGAGATTGAGGGCGTGAGTGCGGTTATTCCTCGGATTTGGGGCTATTATTATTTCAAGCCTGCTGGGGTGAATTTCTCCGTGGTGGGTATTGATGCGTTTGAGCAGAGTTATAAAGAGAGTTTGCAAAAAATTGTCGATACGCATGATGTGAAAGCTTTAGAAAAAGAGGATGGCATGTTGGTTGGCAAAGGTGTGCAAAAACTGTTGCAAAGCTATCATTATCAAGATTTTTTTAATTTTATTACGGCTGAGGGTAAATGGAAGAAAATGTCTATCGTCGGGAGTTTTGATAGCGATGTTTCCCTTGAAGCAAACGATATGATAGTCCTGCCTAAAAAGAGTGCCTATGAAATTTTTGGAATGCCACGCCATGAAGCTACCGATGTGGTTTTAAGGGTTGCAAATCCTGAGGAGATTGCGACGGTGGTGCGTAAAATTAATGAGCTTTATCCTGATATGCGTGTCATTACCAAAGAAGATATTCGTGTGAGTTACCACAATATTTTTGATTATAAAAGTGGGTTTTTTCTCGCCCTTTTTGTTGTCTGTGCCTTTACCTTTTTCATGATAGTGTATGATAAACTAAGCGGTCTTAGCTCTGAAGAGCGAAGAGAGATAGGGGTGTTAAAGGCATTGGGATGGAGCATGGATGATATTTTAAAAGAGCGTTTTTATGAGAGTTTCATCCTCTGTTTTGGGGCATTTTTGCTTGCTTTAGCACTTTCAATGGCGTATGTTTTTTTCTTCAATGCACCGCTTTTAAATGCCCTTTTTGTGGGGTATTCTACGCTGAAACCCTCCTTTGAATTACCGTTTTATTTTAACGCACCGATGGTCATTTTACTTTTTTTCTTTAGCGTGCCTGTGTATGTGGGCTCTGTGATAATTCCCTCGTGGAGAGCGGCAATGTTGGATGCGGATGAGGTGCTTCGATGA
- a CDS encoding ABC transporter ATP-binding protein: MIVLENVYKQYETSAQRVDALQNISLHVKEGECVILKGASGSGKSTILSLIAGLCKPSSGNVMVDGASISKLIDPFSAHVRREKIGFIFQRFHLISNLSVKENILLPLIPSNPDAKVLDAKVNAVMQRCEIAHKANTLTRYLSGGEQQRVSIARALVNSPKIILADEPTANLDETLSLHFIDMLRSLKNEGVSMLIATHDPLFFQLEFADRIIEVKHGVIVG; encoded by the coding sequence ATGATCGTCTTAGAAAATGTCTACAAACAGTATGAAACAAGCGCACAACGTGTGGATGCCCTGCAAAATATTTCTTTACATGTAAAAGAAGGGGAGTGTGTTATTTTAAAAGGGGCAAGTGGGAGTGGAAAGAGTACCATTCTCTCTTTAATTGCAGGGCTTTGTAAACCAAGTTCTGGCAATGTGATGGTTGATGGTGCTTCCATTTCTAAATTGATTGATCCTTTTAGTGCACATGTAAGACGAGAAAAAATCGGTTTTATTTTTCAGCGTTTTCATCTGATTTCCAATTTAAGTGTTAAAGAGAATATTCTTTTGCCACTCATTCCAAGCAACCCTGATGCAAAGGTGTTAGACGCTAAAGTCAATGCGGTGATGCAACGCTGTGAAATTGCCCACAAAGCCAATACCCTCACACGGTATCTCTCAGGCGGTGAGCAACAGCGTGTTAGCATTGCTAGAGCGTTGGTAAATTCTCCTAAAATTATTTTAGCCGATGAACCAACGGCAAATTTGGATGAAACCCTCTCTTTGCACTTTATTGACATGCTTCGAAGCTTAAAAAACGAGGGTGTGAGTATGCTGATTGCAACGCATGACCCACTTTTTTTCCAGTTAGAGTTTGCAGATCGCATCATTGAAGTGAAGCATGGAGTGATTGTCGGATGA